A segment of the Crassostrea angulata isolate pt1a10 chromosome 10, ASM2561291v2, whole genome shotgun sequence genome:
TCTCTCTTGATTTTAGGATCTATGGGTAGGAGTGCTTCATCATGTTCAGAACGAACATGAATGGGCATTGTCATATGTCGGTCTGTCACCAGGATCGTGCTCCCATGGTGAATTAGAAGAAAACAGGGACAAAGAATGGATAGAGAAAGGAAGCCCAGCACATCTAGCCCTGACCAAAATCGTACTTGACAAGCGCTTCCTGAATAATATCCACTACTATCTCAATTTCAGGTATGAATTATCAGAATGCCTTattctacatgtaattattattgTATTTACAGTTTACTGACTtaacttcttcttttttcttttaaggaGTACATCAAATTTAGAGATTTTTAATAACCATATTCTCATGTATGCATCCAAGAGGATATCGTATTCACCACCAGTATATAGAGCAAGAAACATCTTGGCAGCTCTTGACTACAATTTGAGTGTGGATCTTCCAACAGATACTCGAAAGGATGGCACAACAAGGTAAAATATTTGGGATTTCACATATGCTCTCAGGTCTATTTAACTGTAAGAATCAATATACAGCAATATCTCATACATTGTCTACTACTGAGCAATGGTCGAAAGTTATTTTTGCCATTTTATTCTCTCATGTTAAACAATGCTGAAAGGTTAAacctaatttttatcaatcctTAATTACATGTCTTATTTTTATTCAGATATCATAGGACTTATTCCAAGAAGACTGGGAGGTGGACTGTAGTCCAGAGGAAAACTCAGAAGACCTACAGCCATGTCTCGGATATCATGAGGAAGATTCTCCAAAGTCGCTTGGAGTCGGTGGGAGGCATGCACCAGGCAGCTGAACTTGCAGAAGGAGACCCTCGACGCATTTCCAGAACCATAGCCCCAAAGTCACCACCTCCAACAACCGAGCTTGTGGTCAAGAAGAAATCAAGATTTCAATAAATAGACTTTAAATTTCTTATGACAGGCTCAAGTGAGCTGTTCTGTTCAAAATTTGTCTCCCGTTTATGGTCATAATAGTAACAAATTCTTCAAAAatagttagaaatattcaaagcaCACATATTTTAAAGCCAGATGAAGGTGAGAATCAAAATCGGCATATTAAAGTAACAGACAGGTCTGCTGTTATTGATTACGAGTGAAACGCCCCAAAATTAATGACATCAGTatatttctctttatatttttggggaattattgaaattgttagttgtatttttttttaatgtttaatgtttcattttgttaggtgcacaaataaaataattaaactgaAATAAACTAAAATGACTAAGATAGCTAAATGTTAATGATGGCTTTTAATCAGTAGAAAGAAATAGATTGACAATGTGTACCGAGATTCCATTGTTTGTGTTCAACTAGatatatactggtacatgtaattatatagcCATTCTTGTACCAAACGCTGCTTAGAGTTAATGCCAATATGAGCAATGTAGCCCCTTGGCCTTGTTTTATGATGTTTCAAAGTGTATGCTTTTTATTGAATGTCGGTTATGTTTTGCAATTATTGCACATCATTTACACTTCTTTTCTTATAATTCAGGTTTTGCTTGGTTTACCTATTTCTGTTTGCTTTATTAAAAATGCACTTGTTTTGTATTGCAGTAAATATGGACCAAATTCATTGTAAAGGTGTGACAATTTGTAACATCTCAAAAAGCTACTGTGTAGCAAATaacttttgtttttttcatttgtatgttCAATACATGTGCAATCTAAGAAAAAGAATATTGAGAATCAtggaataaaacatttatttgacaaaagttTCTTATTATGCAAGTCTCCCAGGATGAAATCCGACGTATTGTCCAGAAGGCTCTGGGTATTTGTCCCTAATTTTCCACACCACACAGCTTGGAATGACCTTCCTCTGCCCTGCTCCAAGCTTTCCATAGGTCCACAAGATGAATTGTCTGTAGGCAGCATGCCTGTTGGCCCTATTGTAGTTCTCATCAGCAGGGAGAGCTAACACATCTTCCCTGTATAGTCTGGCCAAGGCGAGAACAGCTTCGTCCAAGCACAACACATGAAAATCCTGTTTGATAAGAAGAAACTAATCAATTTAATCCAAAGTCTTGCGCCTAGGAAAAAgcttattaaaatatcattttgtatattaatttgtattattttgaaaaatattcttaattacGGTTACAATAAGTACATACAGGCAAGAGAGTTGTGCAGTTTTCTGGAGTCTTCCTGCAGCAGACCTTTTCCTCCTCTGTTGGCATATCTCTGCACCTGGTGCAAGTGCACCAAGAGGGAACTCCAGGTCGAGGTGGCTGTGGTGTGTCAGGCATGGGGTTTGATTGCTCCAAAATGTCTAATATGAAGCTGGCGGATCTAGTGGCTATTTGAACCAGCATGTTTTGACATTGTTCCAACGTCATATTTTGAACATGTCTCAGAATAAAACagtattaaaaatattgacaaattgatgcattgatTCCCATGTACATGTggaacttaattttttttttaacaaaaatgtcttttaaaacTTCTATTTATATAGTCAAGCATACAAAAATTTACCTTTGCGACTTCTTCTCTGTTTTGTGTCTGCCTAAGGGCAATGAAATCCCGCCTGTCTTCCTGCCTCTCTGTTCCTCTCGCCCCACCTCGCAATATCCTACCCCGTCCCCGACCGCGTCCACTGGTAGATCTAGATCTCCCTCTAACAGACCTAGATCTCCCTCTACCACGACGTACAGGAGAATCCCCGGCAGTTGACGAAGATGActgaaatattacaaaaataatatattgtcTTTGCCGTATTCATTGTATTGTCCAATTTACCCCTTAGGAGCCCCTTCATTTTTCCCGCTACTACATCACTTCTCAAAGTACGTGTTTCTGAtagtttttaatgttattttacatataatttatCAACAAGAATGCTTTTTTGCCTAACTTAACATGTATCTTTTGAAataaccaacaaaatcatcAATTATCTTACATGCTAAAACACATGTTACAAACCTCAGTTTCCATGTCTTGTTGTGAAATTGAAAGTCACGTGATCTTCTCTGTTGAATATTCAAACTTCCGCTCGGCGTATTTTGTTTGGTAAACAAACTTTGTTTCTCGTTTTAAACTTGTAAATATCGTTTTCATAATCGAACAAACTACTagaatattcatttaaatacatatacaacaCAAAATCGATGTTTTTATTGCATCAAAAAAATATGCCTCAAAATCGGACCAAACAGCTTTAAGCCAGACACACCAAAAGATTAAAACATTGGAAAAGATGGGTCATGTGcctaatttttatgtttacactGTAGGGGAAACGATTTGGGAAAACTTTTGGCTAGAAAGTTAATAATTGTAACATATGACATGTTTTGATTCATAAGGTCTCCCTATCAAAATGCTAGGTAAGAATTCGTACATTCTCCCTTGTTTTATTGGTGCTATTCTGCAGACCTACGCACCATTAATAAACCGAAGAGGTAATAATTTCTACTTAGATATCATAGTTTTTAATCCGGAAGTGCCTTTATTCACAGATATAAACCCATATCACGCTCTGTTTCAATCGGATGGGGCACATCTGTCGTCTTTAGGAAATTGCATCTTTCTGATCTCTCTCAgaggggaggggagggggggggggggtcttgagGCGCACTTTGTACACGGCCATTCGACCTATTCAAGTTAGAAGAATGGTGTGGGTTCGGCTGTTTCTGTTTGCCGCTCTACTCCCACTTTGGTGGGAGAGTTCCCTgccatatttttcattaatgaaaCTCGGCCCAGAGAACTCGTGGCATAAAGCGACAATTTGTTTGTTAATATTACTAAGCTTTGACCTCTGCACTCCCAAGGTCAATcctttatacattttaaattggAATCCGCGTGCTTAACGTGAATTTTAAACTTGTATGTTTTTGTACTTTGATCTGTGAACATTTTTGTATGTGTAGCTtcatatttaaggaataagtaatcattctttgagtattataaggTCATAATTTTGGTCGTGGTAACATCCAATTCAGCCCGAAATGCTTTATAATAGATTTGACCACatgatttcaaatcaaaattgttaatgcaTAAAGTAGTTTACTTGTGCAGTTTGAATGATTAACCAACATTTAATTGTTAGCCAAGTTACAAGAGATAAGAATtaattgatatgtaaacaaaaatcgGGTCTTGTTTTTACacatcgtcggatacccacgggtgatcgcgtcttttacttattacgtgataagtaaaagacgcgatcaaccgtgggtatccgacgatggTTTTAACAGATCAATCAAGGATCAATGCATAGGTCAAATTTTGAGTAAATtgatgaggtttttttttttaccaattcatGACTTACGAACAATTCTTTTATACGTATATACAttgaaaatgtttcaaatatctAGAGGCATTATTTACATACGTCATATGGACAACCAAGAAGACTAAGTGTATTCTTAGTTATGCGAATATacgaggttttttttattataagtaaaatatacatcaaCCAGTTTGTTCAAAAGATATGGTTCAGTAAATTATTTCACTTTCattcatgttatttattttttacgcTGTGATGGAAAACATATTTTCCTAACATAAGGCATAGAGCTgtatagaaatgaaaaaaactcGTAATTTCTAAGCTAAAGTTGACTAAAACTTGAGAATATCTAGTCATAATGTCGGTTTACCTGCATCTATCTTTAAACATTTCAACAGatctaaatactttaaaatcgatgaataaaacaaatggTTATGAAAAGTGCAAAACATATGCCACCAACTATAATTACGTGagaattaattacattttgtgataatgattttttgtgGGAACAAATTACTTCCTCGTGACTTATATcaaactgaaaaatatttctggAGAATAAGTTACATT
Coding sequences within it:
- the LOC128165340 gene encoding P2X purinoceptor 7-like; the protein is METESSSSTAGDSPVRRGRGRSRSVRGRSRSTSGRGRGRGRILRGGARGTERQEDRRDFIALRQTQNREEVAKKHVQNMTLEQCQNMLVQIATRSASFILDILEQSNPMPDTPQPPRPGVPSWCTCTRCRDMPTEEEKVCCRKTPENCTTLLPDFHVLCLDEAVLALARLYREDVLALPADENYNRANRHAAYRQFILWTYGKLGAGQRKVIPSCVVWKIRDKYPEPSGQYVGFHPGRLA